The following proteins come from a genomic window of Sorghum bicolor cultivar BTx623 chromosome 3, Sorghum_bicolor_NCBIv3, whole genome shotgun sequence:
- the LOC8063077 gene encoding uncharacterized protein LOC8063077 isoform X1 gives MADHFALMTGRLLTESTLQSAVHEAFADAAVASTAAGSYDQTDPSVVLPEEDVQLGKGKAKSGVMVECRICQEEGDEAYMETPCSCKGSLKYAHHRCVQRWCNEKGDTICEICLQQLKPNYTAPLFRHGRNLINLRAAGEIRENLGASYGHTSDQADGTSSVDSQSPNLKGVIYCRVIAIALMVLLVLRDAILLILHNHEVCSVELITLLMFRTAGIVIPIYIILISITALLHSCNQRQIFRIQAVHEMPASELRGAGGLQHIINIW, from the exons ATGGCGGACCACTTCGCGCTGATGACGGGCCGGCTGCTCACGGAGTCGACGCTCCAGTCCGCTGTCCACGAGGCCTTTGCCGATGCCGCCGTAGCTTCCACAGCCGCCGGCAGCTACGACCAGACCGATCCCTCCGTCGTTCTTCCTGAAGAAGATGTTCAGCTgggcaagggcaaggccaagagtGGCGTCATGGTGGAGTGCAGAATCTGCCAAGAGGAAGGTGACGAGGCTTACATGGAGACCCCCTGCTCCTGCAAGGGCAGCTTGAAG TACGCTCACCACAGATGCGTCCAGCGGTGGTGTAACGAGAAGGGAGACACCATATGTGAGATATGCTTGCAG CAATTGAAACCAAACTACACTGCTCCTTTGTTTCGGCATGGAAGGAACCTAATAAATTTAAG GGCAGCTGGAGAAATACGAGAAAACCTCGGTGCTAGTTATGGTCACACCTCGGATCAAGCTGATGGCACATCAAGCGTTGATTCTCAAAGTCCCAACCTGAAAGGCGTCATATATTGCCGAGTAATTGCCATTGCT TTGATGGTTTTGTTGGTGCTCCGTGACGCAATCTTGCTTATACTCCACAACCATGAAGTGTGCTCAGTAGAGCTAATCACT CTGCTGATGTTCAGAACGGCTGGAATTGTCATACCAATCTACATCATCTTGATATCAATTACGGCATTGCTTCATTCGTGCAATCAACGACAGATCTTTAGAATCCAG GCTGTGCACGAGATGCCGGCTTCAGAACTTCGTGGAGCAGGGGGTTTGCAGCATATCATAAACATCTGGTAG
- the LOC8063077 gene encoding uncharacterized protein LOC8063077 isoform X2 yields the protein MADHFALMTGRLLTESTLQSAVHEAFADAAVASTAAGSYDQTDPSVVLPEEDVQLGKGKAKSGVMVECRICQEEGDEAYMETPCSCKGSLKYAHHRCVQRWCNEKGDTICEICLQQLKPNYTAPLFRHGRNLINLRAAGEIRENLGASYGHTSDQADGTSSVDSQSPNLKGVIYCRLMVLLVLRDAILLILHNHEVCSVELITLLMFRTAGIVIPIYIILISITALLHSCNQRQIFRIQAVHEMPASELRGAGGLQHIINIW from the exons ATGGCGGACCACTTCGCGCTGATGACGGGCCGGCTGCTCACGGAGTCGACGCTCCAGTCCGCTGTCCACGAGGCCTTTGCCGATGCCGCCGTAGCTTCCACAGCCGCCGGCAGCTACGACCAGACCGATCCCTCCGTCGTTCTTCCTGAAGAAGATGTTCAGCTgggcaagggcaaggccaagagtGGCGTCATGGTGGAGTGCAGAATCTGCCAAGAGGAAGGTGACGAGGCTTACATGGAGACCCCCTGCTCCTGCAAGGGCAGCTTGAAG TACGCTCACCACAGATGCGTCCAGCGGTGGTGTAACGAGAAGGGAGACACCATATGTGAGATATGCTTGCAG CAATTGAAACCAAACTACACTGCTCCTTTGTTTCGGCATGGAAGGAACCTAATAAATTTAAG GGCAGCTGGAGAAATACGAGAAAACCTCGGTGCTAGTTATGGTCACACCTCGGATCAAGCTGATGGCACATCAAGCGTTGATTCTCAAAGTCCCAACCTGAAAGGCGTCATATATTGCCGA TTGATGGTTTTGTTGGTGCTCCGTGACGCAATCTTGCTTATACTCCACAACCATGAAGTGTGCTCAGTAGAGCTAATCACT CTGCTGATGTTCAGAACGGCTGGAATTGTCATACCAATCTACATCATCTTGATATCAATTACGGCATTGCTTCATTCGTGCAATCAACGACAGATCTTTAGAATCCAG GCTGTGCACGAGATGCCGGCTTCAGAACTTCGTGGAGCAGGGGGTTTGCAGCATATCATAAACATCTGGTAG
- the LOC8063076 gene encoding EEF1A lysine methyltransferase 2 has protein sequence MAGIRLTPEEPEMPVGTPPRPQLPPSVAGAGGGSGGLEMASDDERSIAADSWSVRSEYGSTLDDDQRYADAAEVLAASAASANFPSAASDYCSDKDDEDPGDVEGSMLGLQSYWDASYLEDLANFQEHGHTGEIWFGADVMDTVAVWTKSLCSIIEGRIPSGQDSIESEVDENLFSNYPVLDVGTGNGLLLQALAKQGFTDLTGTDYSKGAVELARNLAARDGFSSINFLVDDILETKLDRKFKIITDKGTLDAIGLHPDGRAKRIIYWESVSNLVEPGGIVVITSCNHTKDELLQEVEDFTKRKFGKENVDEGAGDVSEIFRYIDHVRTYPTIMFGGIEGSQVCTVAFQRV, from the exons ATGGCCGGAATAAGGCTTACGCCCGAGGAGCCCGAGATGCCCGTTGGCACGCCACCCCGCCCCCAGCTCCCACCCTCCGTCGCCGGGGCAGGCGGTGGCAGCGGAGGGCTGGAAATGGCGTCGGACGACGAGCGGTCCATTGCGGCGGACTCATGGTCAGTGCGGAGCGAGTACGGGAGCACGCTCGACGACGACCAGCGCTACGCCGACGCCGCCGAGGTGCTCGCCGCTTCCGCGGCCTCCGCCAACTTCCCCTCCGCCGCCTCCGATTACTG CTCTGATAAGGATGATGAAGATCCTGGTGATGTTGAAGGATCAATGCTGGGTCTCCAAAGTTATTGGGATGCTTCTTATTTGGAAGATCTTGCAAATTTTCAGGAACATGGGCATACTGGAGAAATATG GTTTGGTGCAGATGTAATGGACACAGTTGCTGTTTGGACGAAAAGTTTGTGTAGTATTATTGAAGGCAGGATTCCATCTGGTCAAGACAGCATCGAAAGTGAAGTAGATGAAAATTTATTCTCCAACTACCCTGTTCTTGATGTTGGAACTGGAAATGGCCTTCTTTTGCAAGCACTTGCTAAGCAGGG GTTTACAGACTTAACCGGAACAGATTACAGTAAAGGAGCTGTTGAACTTGCAAGAAACCTAGCTGCTCGTGATGGCTTCTCTTCAATAAACTTTTTG GTTGATGATATACTTGAGACAAAGTTAGATAGGAAATTCAAAATTATTACAGACAAAGGGACATTGGATGCCATTGGATTGCATCCAGATGGTCGTGCGAAAAG AATAATATATTGGGAATCTGTATCGAACTTGGTTGAACCTGGTGGCATTGTG GTCATAACATCATGTAATCACACAAAGGATGAGCTCCTGCAAGAAGTAGAAGATTTCACCAAGAGAAAATTTGGCAAGGAGAACGTGGATGAAGGTGCAGGAGATGTGTCTGAGATCTTCCGGTACATAGACCATGTCCGAACATATCCTACCATAATGTTTGGAGGAATTGAGGGCTCTCAAGTCTGCACTGTGGCCTTTCAGCGGGTGTGA
- the LOC8068033 gene encoding guanine nucleotide-binding protein subunit beta-like protein A, producing the protein MAGAQETLVLAGVMRGHNGVVTAIATPIDNSDLIVSSSRDKSLLVWDLRNPVQAAGDGTTTADYGVPLRRLTGHSHFVQDVVLSSDGQFALSGSWDGDLRLWNLTTGETTCRFVGHEKDVLSVAFSADNRQIVSASRDRTIKLWNTLGECKYTIGGDLGGAEGHNGWVSCVRFSPNTYQPTIVSGSWDRSVKVWNLTNCKLRCTLQGHGGYVNAVAVSPDGSLCASGGKDHVTLLWDLTEGKRLYALDAGDIIHSLCFSPNRYWLCAATQESIKIWDLESKHVVQDLKPEVSSTKDQMLYCTCLSWSADGSTLYAGYTDGSIRIYKISAYGY; encoded by the exons ATGGCCGGCGCACAGGAGACCCTGGTGCTCGCCGGCGTGATGCGCGGCCACAACGGCGTGGTGACGGCGATCGCCACCCCCATCGACAACTCCGATctcatcgtctcctcctcccgCGACAAGTCGCTGCTGGTCTGGGACCTCAGGAACCCCGTCCAGGCCGCCGGGGACGGCACCACCACCGCCGACTACGGCGTCCCACTCCGCCGCCTTACAGGCCACTCCCACTTCGTCCAGGACGTCGTCCTCAGCTCCGACGGCCAGTTCGCGCTCTCGGGGTCCTGGGACGGCGATCTCCGTCTCTGGAATCTCACCACGGGCGAAACTACCTGCCGCTTCGTCGGCCACGAGAAGGACGTCCTCTCCGTCGCCTTCTCCGCCGACAACCGCCAGATCGTGTCCGCGTCCCGTGATCGCACCATCAAGCTGTGGAACACCCTCGGCGAATGCAAGTACACAATTGGCGGCGACCTTGGCGGCGCCGAGGGCCACAATGGCTGGGTTTCGTGCGTCCGCTTCTCGCCTAATACCTACCAACCGACGATCGTCTCCGGCTCCTGGGACCGCAGTGTCAAGGTGTGGAACCTCACCAATTGCAAGCTTCGCTGCACTCTCCAAGGTCACGGCGGTTACGTCAACGCCGTCGCTGTGAGCCCTGACGGCTCGCTGTGCGCCTCCGGAGGGAAAGACCATGTTACCCTGCTGTGGGACCTGACCGAGGGCAAGAGGCTGTACGCGCTCGACGCGGGTGACATCATCCACTCGCTCTGCTTCTCGCCCAACCGCTACTGGCTCTGCGCAGCGACACAGGAATCCATAAAGATCTGGGATCTTGAATCAAAGCACGTTGTCCAGGATCTCAAGCCTGAGGTATCGTCTACCAAAGATCAG ATGCTCTACTGCACATGCTTGAGCTGGAGTGCTGATGGAAGCACGCTCTATGCTGGTTACACTGATGGAAGCATCCGGATCTATAAGATTTCTGCATATGGCTACTAG